The proteins below are encoded in one region of Phalacrocorax aristotelis chromosome 13, bGulAri2.1, whole genome shotgun sequence:
- the RBM12 gene encoding RNA-binding protein 12, which produces MAVVIRLQGLPIVAGTMDIRHFFSGLTIPDGGVHIVGGELGEAFIVFATDEDARLGMMRTGGTIKGSKVTLLLSSKTEMQNMIELSRRRFETANLDMPPANASRSGPPPSSGMSGRVNLPTTVPNFNNPSPSVVTASTTVHESNKNISTFSTASMGTAPPNLGNTFGSPTFSSTIPSTASPMNTVPPPPIPPIPAMPSLPPMPSIPPIPVPPPVPTLPPVPPVPPIPPVPPVPPMTPMPPISGMPPMNPPPVAPLPAGMNGSGAAVNMNSGLNPLFIGPMNPVNPIQMNSQSSVKPIPINPDDLYVSVHGMPFSATESDVKDFFLGLRVDAVHMLKDHVGRNNGNGLVKFFSPQDTFEALKRNRMLMIQRYVEVSPATERQWVAAGGHITFKQTMGPSGQSHPPPPQAHARSKSPSGQKRSRSRSPHEQGFCVYLKGLPFESENKHVIDFFKKLDIVEDSIYIAYGPNGKAIGEGFVEFRNEADYKAALCHHKQYIGNRFIQVHPITKKAMLEKIDIIRKRLQNFNYDQREILMNAEGEPGLPKLCAHISNIPYNITKMEILQFLEGLAVEENSVQILVDNNGQGLGQALVQFKAEEDARKAERLHRKKLNGRDVVLRLITVEEMRDIERNPPSQGKKILKIPIQGSVPVPGAQGAAGDEHAFLGGNSKDANNGPPFNFPGNFSGSGTFGPPLPPPGIGGFPESRPGIPTVATSGLPGAGIEVPGFASGPGNLSGPAGFAGGPQSFGNGPGNLSGPPTFGAGPPGIASGLGHLSGPPGFGPGPGNIHISGPPGFGTGSGKPGPTVIKVQNMPFTVSVDEILDFFYGYQVIPGSVCLKYNEKGMPTGEAMVAFESRDEAMAAVVDLNDRPIGSRKVKLVLG; this is translated from the coding sequence ATGGCTGTGGTCATCCGCTTGCAAGGTCTCCCGATTGTGGCGGGGACCATGGACATTCGCCACTTCTTCTCTGGATTGACCATTCCTGATGGGGGCGTGCATATTGTAGGGGGTGAACTGGGTGAGGCTTTCATCGTTTTTGCCACTGATGAAGATGCAAGGCTTGGTATGATGCGCACAGGTGGTACAATTAAAGGGTCAAAAGTAACACTATTGCTgagcagtaaaactgaaatgcagaacaTGATAGAACTCAGTCGTAGGCGTTTTGAAACTGCCAATCTAGATATGCCACCAGCAAATGCTAGCAGGTCGGGACCACCACCTAGTTCTGGAATGAGTGGAAGGGTTAACTTACCTACTACTGTACCTAACTTTAATAATCCTTCTCCTAGTGTAGTAACTGCTTCTACTACTGTGcatgaaagcaataaaaacataTCCACATTTTCTACTGCCAGTATGGGGACTGCACCTCCAAATCTTGGGAATACCTTTGGTAGCCCAACATTTAGCTCAACTATACCTAGCACAGCATCCCCAATGAACACAGTACCTCCTCCACCAATCCCTCCTATCCCAGCTATGCCATCTTTGCCACCAATGCCTTCTATTCCCCCGATACCTGTTCCACCTCCTGTACCCACACTGCCTCCTGTTCCTCCGGTTCCTCCGATACCCCCTGTGCCCCCCGTACCTCCAATGACACCTATGCCTCCCATATCAGGAATGCCTCCAATGAATCCTCCACCCGTAGCACCTTTACCCGCGGGAATGAATGGGTCTGGAGCAGCAGTGAATATGAACAGCGGCTTGAATCCATTGTTTATTGGTCCCATGAATCCTGTAAATCCTATCCAGATGAATTCTCAAAGTAGTGTCAAGCCAATTCCAATCAATCCAGATGATTTATATGTCAGCGTTCATGGAATGCCCTTTTCTGCAACAGAATCTGATGTGAAAGACTTTTTCCTTGGGCTCCGTGTGGATGCAGTCCATATGCTGAAGGATCATGTAGGTCGAAATAATGGAAATGGACTAGTTaagtttttttctcctcaagaTACATTTGAAGCACTGAAGCGAAACAGAATGCTGATGATTCAGCGCTATGTTGAAGTTAGTCCTGCAACAGAGAGACAGTGGGTGGCTGCTGGAGGCCACATTACTTTCAAGCAAACCATGGGTCCATCTGGGCAGTcgcaccctcctcctccccaggctcaTGCTAGGTCCAAATCTCCTAGTGGACAGAAAAGATCTCGGTCAAGATCTCCCCATGAGCAgggtttttgtgtttatttaaaaggtCTTCCCTTTGAATCGGAGAACAAACATgtgatagatttttttaaaaagctagatATAGTTGAAGACAGCATTTATATAGCTTATGGACCCAATGGGAAGGCAATTGGAGAGGGTTTTGTTGAGTTCAGGAATGAAGCTGAttataaagcagctttgtgtCATCATAAGCAGTACATAGGCAATCGCTTTATTCAAGTTCATCCAATTACTAAAAAGGCAATGCTAGAAAAGATAGATATAATTCGTAAAAGATTGCAGAACTTCAACTATGACCAGAGAGAAATCCTCATGAATGCTGAGGGAGAACCAGGCTTGCCAAAATTGTGCGCACATATATCTAATATTCCATACAATATAACAAAAATGGAAATCCTTCAGTTTCTAGAGGGACTGGCAGTAGAAGAAAACTCTGTACAAATTCTTGTTGATAATAACGGTCAAGGTTTAGGACAAGCACTGGTTCAGTTTAAAGCTGAAGAGGATGCTCGTAAGGCAGAGCGTTTGCACCGTAAAAAACTGAATGGAAGAGATGTGGTTTTGCGTTTGATAACTGTAGAAGAAATGAGAGATATTGAGAGAAACCCACCATCTCAAGGGaaaaagatactgaaaataCCGATACAAGGAAGTGTGCCTGTGCCAGGAGCACAGGGCGCTGCTGGGGATGAGCATGCCTTCTTGGGGGGAAATTCTAAAGATGCAAACAATGGTCCTCCATTTAATTTCCCTGGTAACTTCAGCGGGTCTGGCACATTTGGTCCCCCTCTGCCACCACCTGGAATAGGTGGATTTCCTGAATCTAGACCAGGAATACCTACAGTTGCAACTAGTGGTTTACCTGGTGCAGGTATTGAGGTCCCAGGTTTTGCAAGTGGTCCTGGTAATTTGAGTGGACCAGCAGGTTTTGCAGGGGGTCCTCAGAGTTTTGGTAATGGTCCTGGCAATTTAAGTGGACCCCCCACCTTTGGTGCTGGTCCTCCAGGAATTGCTAGTGGTCTTGGACATTTAAGTGGACCTCCAGGGTTTGGACCTGGACCAGGAAATATACATATTAGTGGACCCCCAGGTTTCGGAACAGGGTCTGGGAAGCCTGGACCAACTGTCATTAAGGTGCAAAATATGCCCTTTACTGTTTCGGTGGATGAAattttggatttcttttatGGTTACCAAGTGATCCCTGGTTCAGTGTGcttaaaatacaatgaaaaaggCATGCCCACTGGAGAAGCAATGGTTGCATTTGAGTCTCGTGATGAAGCTATGGCAGCTGTTGTTGATTTAAATGACAGGCCTATAGGCTCCAGAAAGGTAAAACTTGTTTTAGGGTAG